A single region of the Nicotiana sylvestris chromosome 6, ASM39365v2, whole genome shotgun sequence genome encodes:
- the LOC104230940 gene encoding mitotic-spindle organizing protein 1B-like, producing MDPEAARHARDSLDLVFHMSNILDTGLDRHTLSVLIALCEMGFSPEALAAVVKELCRETSVSSSAAKTAPSAP from the coding sequence ATGGATCCAGAAGCTGCACGCCATGCACGGGATTCACTGGATCTAGTATTTCACATGTCGAATATTCTTGACACTGGACTTGATCGTCACACTCTATCCGTTCTGATTGCTCTCTGTGAAATGGGTTTCAGCCCTGAGGCTTTGGCCGCTGTAGTTAAGGAGCTTTGTAGAGAAACATCAGTTTCTTCTTCTGCCGCAAAAACTGCTCCATCAGCACCTTAG